In a genomic window of Candidatus Ozemobacteraceae bacterium:
- the serC gene encoding phosphoserine transaminase → MARIFNFSAGPSILPVSVLEKIRDEFVDFKGSGMSLVEMSHRGKIYDAVHTECIALIKELLKVPDNYKIMILGGGATLQFGMLPMNFLWGGKTADFTNTGAWAKKAADDAKKIGKINIVWDGKADNYMTLPDPKTLVASEGAAYFHMTSNETIGGVQWQQGWPETGNVPIFCDMSSDFMSRPVPVEKFGVIYAGAQKNAGPAGAAIVIMREDLLQRCPESIINYLDYRLHAKENSLYNTPPVFSIWGIKLTMEWLKSIGGLTAAEKLATDRSKIIYDAIERSNGYYKCPVAAHCRSKMNVVFRLKTEELEAKFLDEAKKLKLDGLKGHRSVGGCRASVYNAMPIEGAKALANLMDEFAKKNG, encoded by the coding sequence ATGGCTCGCATCTTCAATTTCAGCGCCGGACCTTCAATTCTTCCGGTGTCGGTTCTCGAAAAAATTCGAGACGAGTTCGTAGACTTCAAGGGTTCGGGCATGTCGCTGGTGGAAATGAGCCACCGCGGCAAGATTTATGATGCGGTTCACACTGAATGCATAGCTTTGATCAAGGAACTGTTGAAGGTTCCGGACAACTACAAGATCATGATTTTGGGCGGCGGCGCAACCCTTCAGTTCGGTATGTTGCCGATGAACTTCCTTTGGGGCGGCAAGACCGCTGATTTCACCAACACCGGCGCCTGGGCGAAGAAGGCGGCAGATGACGCAAAGAAAATCGGCAAGATCAATATCGTTTGGGATGGCAAAGCCGACAATTACATGACGTTGCCCGATCCGAAAACCCTCGTGGCAAGCGAAGGGGCCGCCTATTTTCACATGACCTCCAACGAGACCATCGGTGGCGTGCAGTGGCAGCAGGGCTGGCCCGAGACCGGCAACGTGCCGATATTCTGCGACATGTCGTCTGATTTCATGAGCAGGCCCGTTCCGGTCGAGAAGTTCGGCGTAATCTATGCCGGCGCACAGAAGAACGCCGGCCCGGCCGGTGCCGCGATCGTCATCATGCGCGAAGACCTGTTGCAGCGCTGCCCCGAGAGCATCATCAACTATCTCGATTACCGCCTGCATGCGAAGGAAAATTCGCTTTACAACACCCCACCCGTGTTCAGTATCTGGGGCATCAAGCTCACGATGGAATGGCTCAAGAGCATCGGCGGTTTAACTGCGGCCGAGAAGCTCGCCACTGATCGCTCCAAGATCATTTATGACGCGATCGAGCGCTCGAACGGCTATTACAAGTGCCCGGTCGCCGCTCACTGCCGCTCGAAGATGAACGTCGTGTTTCGGCTCAAGACCGAAGAGCTCGAGGCGAAGTTCCTCGACGAAGCCAAGAAGCTGAAGCTCGACGGCCTGAAGGGCCACCGCAGTGTCGGCGGCTGCCGCGCGTCGGTCTACAACGCCATGCCGATCGAGGGCGCCAAGGCGCTCGCGAACCTGATGGACGAGTTCGCCAAGAAGAACGGCTGA
- a CDS encoding TRASH domain-containing protein yields the protein MKQVSILALILVLVTFVAPLGVFAETASAAPALLDVRYAECPIMGGKALTDVAIIHENKIYHFCCPSCIDTFKKDPAAAIAKIKDAKEVVLTVTNPDGKCPVCGKASNPEFFLVRGDTITYYFCKDCIGKDTPKAAPASAAPAAAAPAVVSPDASPAPAAAPAADAAGDSSECGDCSSCGGCPAAGN from the coding sequence ATGAAACAGGTATCGATTCTTGCCCTGATTCTCGTTCTCGTCACTTTTGTCGCACCGCTCGGCGTTTTTGCCGAGACGGCGTCCGCGGCCCCGGCACTTCTCGACGTGCGATATGCCGAATGCCCGATCATGGGCGGGAAAGCCCTGACTGACGTGGCGATCATCCACGAGAACAAGATCTACCATTTCTGCTGCCCGTCGTGCATCGACACGTTCAAGAAGGATCCGGCCGCGGCGATCGCGAAGATCAAGGATGCGAAGGAAGTAGTCCTGACCGTCACGAACCCAGACGGCAAGTGCCCGGTGTGCGGCAAGGCCTCGAACCCCGAATTCTTCCTGGTCCGCGGCGACACGATCACCTACTACTTCTGCAAGGACTGCATCGGCAAGGACACGCCGAAAGCGGCTCCGGCTTCCGCAGCGCCGGCCGCTGCAGCGCCGGCCGTGGTCTCTCCCGACGCCTCCCCTGCCCCTGCGGCCGCGCCGGCCGCTGACGCCGCCGGCGACTCATCCGAGTGCGGCGACTGCTCGTCCTGTGGCGGCTGCCCCGCTGCCGGCAACTGA
- a CDS encoding integron integrase, whose translation MTIEAYLKAFDKVLETKVANKRAWPYMSEWGKKFLEEHQGNATLSSGEVENWISSVSKKNSLQDWQIKQVRAALELLFAHVLKHVTNPLDKNSFHQRDKTNYSIKDAHSQEKSAKGNGSQHSADLDQRESPPRDLRPRTTDPIDLMRKAITTLHYSIRTEKSYIEWTRRFLEFIHPTEWQHASPHDLEKFLEDLANRLRVSASTQNQGLHAILFFFEHVLHRPPEERLQFKRAKVSMKIPMVLQKAEVKLLLGKMNGICKIMAGLCYGSGLRLMECLRLRVKDIVFEKGQITVREGKGSKDRVVPLPRAYEAALKSQINAVKSLHEQDLAKGHGMTHLPDAVLNKYPHAARELAWQFVFPSEKLSVNPRTGTIHRHHVHENTLQNAVKSAVRSLGLPSGVSVHTLRHSFATHLLEAGYDIRTIQELMGHADVATTMIYTHVLNRPGVTVKSPADE comes from the coding sequence ATGACGATTGAGGCGTATCTGAAAGCGTTTGATAAGGTTTTGGAGACAAAGGTAGCCAATAAGCGAGCTTGGCCATATATGTCAGAGTGGGGGAAGAAGTTTCTCGAGGAGCATCAAGGAAATGCCACTCTTTCCTCCGGAGAAGTCGAAAACTGGATTTCCTCAGTCTCAAAAAAGAATTCCCTCCAGGACTGGCAAATCAAACAGGTGAGAGCGGCGCTCGAACTCCTCTTCGCGCATGTCTTGAAACACGTGACGAACCCTCTCGACAAGAACTCTTTCCATCAACGGGACAAGACAAATTATAGTATCAAGGATGCACATTCGCAAGAAAAGTCAGCGAAAGGGAATGGCTCGCAGCATTCTGCCGATTTAGATCAAAGGGAATCGCCTCCTCGGGACTTACGTCCGCGGACAACGGATCCGATCGATCTGATGCGAAAAGCGATCACGACTCTGCATTATTCCATCAGAACCGAAAAATCTTATATCGAATGGACACGGCGCTTCCTCGAATTCATACACCCGACAGAATGGCAGCATGCTTCACCCCACGATCTCGAAAAATTTCTCGAAGACTTGGCCAACAGGCTTCGCGTGTCTGCAAGCACTCAGAACCAGGGCCTTCATGCAATCCTGTTTTTCTTCGAACATGTCCTGCATCGCCCACCAGAAGAACGGCTCCAGTTCAAACGCGCAAAGGTTTCCATGAAAATCCCGATGGTGCTCCAGAAGGCAGAGGTCAAACTCCTTCTCGGAAAGATGAACGGCATCTGCAAAATAATGGCCGGGTTATGCTATGGGTCGGGACTCAGGTTGATGGAATGCCTTCGGCTCCGCGTGAAAGACATCGTATTCGAGAAAGGGCAGATCACTGTCAGAGAAGGGAAAGGCTCGAAAGACCGGGTTGTACCTCTTCCCAGAGCTTACGAAGCGGCGTTGAAGTCGCAGATCAATGCCGTGAAATCGTTGCACGAACAGGACCTCGCAAAAGGCCACGGCATGACGCACCTTCCAGACGCCGTTCTCAACAAATATCCACACGCGGCGCGCGAACTCGCATGGCAGTTCGTCTTCCCTTCCGAAAAGCTTTCCGTGAATCCGCGGACGGGCACAATTCATCGGCACCACGTCCATGAAAATACCCTCCAGAATGCCGTCAAGAGCGCAGTGCGATCCCTCGGGCTTCCCTCCGGCGTGAGCGTTCATACCCTCCGGCACTCCTTTGCAACGCATCTCCTCGAAGCCGGGTACGACATCAGAACCATCCAGGAATTGATGGGCCACGCCGACGTGGCGACGACCATGATATATACACACGTATTGAATCGCCCCGGAGTCACGGTCAAAAGCCCGGCCGACGAGTAA